CGTCGAAGAGCCGCTGCCGCGCCGCCGGGTAGCCGTTCCAGTTGTCGTTCGGCAGCTGCTGGCCGGGGCCCGGGTCCCGGTCGGCGTGCGTGATCACCGTCTGGTTGCCGAGCACCTTCCAGCGGGCCGTCGAGGTGGACAGGCCGTCGAGCAGCCACTGCTCCTGGTCCGTGCCGAGCATCGTCCGGGACGGGTCGTCCATGCCGGTCGGGACCTGGTCGGACCGGTACTGCCGGCCGTCGAGGATGTTGAAGTCGGCGAGATTGCCGTAGCGCAGCCGGCGGTACAGCCGCATGTCCGGCCCGCGCGGGATGCTCATCCGGCGCAGCGGCATGTGCTCGTAGTACACCTGGTACGCGACCGCCCGGCGCTGCGCGAAGCTCTCCGGGGACTGCGCCGGGTCCTCGGAGGTCCCGTCGGCGTAGTTGTTCTCCACCTCGTGGTCGTCCCAGGTGACCGCCCAGGGGAAGCGGGCGTGCGCCAGTTGCAGGTCCGGGTCGGTCTTGTACTGCGCGTGCCGGATCCGGTAGTCGCTCAGCGAGAAGATCTCGGTGGCGGGCAGGTGCGCGCGCCCGATCGAGCCGGCCGACGGCCCCTCGTAGATGTAGTCGCCGAGGTGCAGCACCAGGTCGAGATTCTCCTCCGCCAGGTGCCGGTACGGGGTGAAGTGCCCGGTCGGCAGGTTCTGGCAGGACACGAAGGCGAAGGCGAGCTGGCGCCGGTCCGCGTCGTACGCCGGCGCGGTGCGGGTCCGGCCGACCGGGCTGAGCTGGTTGCCCACCCGGAACCGGTAGTAGTACTCGCGGTCCGGGCGCAGGCCGGTGACCTCCGCGTGCACGGAGTGGCCGAGTTCCGGCGTGGCCTGCTCCGCGCCGGCGCGGACCACCACCCGGAAGTGCTCGTCCTCGGCCACCTGCCAGTTTACCGGGACGACCTTGGGCGGCATGCCGCCCAGCCCGTCGACGGCGAGCGGGTCCGGCGCGAGC
The nucleotide sequence above comes from Micromonospora pallida. Encoded proteins:
- a CDS encoding alkaline phosphatase D family protein, with translation MPHLDRRAFLGLTGAAGVGVTAAIAGFSSAPAWADPSFADYPFTLGVASGDPQPDGVVLWTRLAPDPLAVDGLGGMPPKVVPVNWQVAEDEHFRVVVRAGAEQATPELGHSVHAEVTGLRPDREYYYRFRVGNQLSPVGRTRTAPAYDADRRQLAFAFVSCQNLPTGHFTPYRHLAEENLDLVLHLGDYIYEGPSAGSIGRAHLPATEIFSLSDYRIRHAQYKTDPDLQLAHARFPWAVTWDDHEVENNYADGTSEDPAQSPESFAQRRAVAYQVYYEHMPLRRMSIPRGPDMRLYRRLRYGNLADFNILDGRQYRSDQVPTGMDDPSRTMLGTDQEQWLLDGLSTSTARWKVLGNQTVITHADRDPGPGQQLPNDNWNGYPAARQRLFDGVVDRGVENMVVVTGDAHCSMVSDLKQNFDDQSSRTVGVEFLGTSITSGGNGSDLDARGREWLASNPHMKFYNARRGYVRCQLDHQQFRTEYRVVPYVTEPGAPVSTRAAFVVEAGQPGVRTDTV